One Brassica napus cultivar Da-Ae chromosome A1, Da-Ae, whole genome shotgun sequence genomic region harbors:
- the LOC106355012 gene encoding CHD3-type chromatin-remodeling factor CHR7-like — translation MRRLFFFIYVRLIRLRFMVAGKTIQSIAFLASLFEENLDPYLVVAPVSTLRNWEREFATWAPHMNVVMYCGNSQARTVIRDHEFYFPKGHNKMTGINGESKQERMKFDVILTSCEMINVDTEILKPIKWKCMIVDEGHRLKNKNSELFNSLKPYTSEHRVLVRKNLDDEAAVLEEAHAIENKSSTSNYLEDSLKDKYESQQVEELNVLGKRKRNHKQVYSS, via the exons ATgagaagacttttttttttcatttacgtgAGATTAATAAGATTGAGATTTATGGTTGCAGGCAAAACAATTCAAAGCATTGCTTTTTTAGCTTCGCTTTTTGAGGAAAACTTGGATCCGTATTTGGTAGTTGCTCCCGTTTCCACTTTGAGAAACTGGGAGAGAGAATTCGCCACATGGGCACCACATATGAATGTG GTTATGTACTGTGGTAATTCTCAAGCTCGTACTGTTATTAGAGACCATGAGTTTTACTTCCCAAAAGGTCATAACAAGATGACTGGAATCAATGGAGAAAGCAAACAGGAGAGGATGAAGTTTGATGTCATTCTCACGTCTTGTGAGATGATCAACGTAGACACAGAAATCCTAAAACCAATCAAGTGGAAATGCATG ATTGTTGATGAAGGCCATcggttgaaaaataaaaattcagagTTGTTCAATTCGCTGAAGCCGTATACGAGTGAACATCGCGTTCTAGTTAG aaagaaCTTGGATGATGAGGCTGCTGTCTTAGAGGAAGCACACGCTATAGAAAACAAGTCTTCAACatcaaattatttggaagattcGTTAAAAGACAAGTATGAAAGTCAGCAAGTTGAGGAGCTCAATGTTCTTGGAAAGAGGAAGAGAAACCACAAACAGGTATACTCTTCTTAA